tactagtttcgaatgtatggagtatacattagactggaccgatattgatcttggttaagatattataatcttaccgttgtatctttctaagtcaatatcactagttgatcttagatcaaaatatcttaatcctgatatgcttaggttcaatctcaggagtgctattcatgttctttgatttgttagttaaacctactttctggtcagggtgatacgtacattttgggaacatggtagtatgattgagtgggagcgctaaacatagatttggaatctatagcttctataggtatttagaagtgaaacgatgatttccttcgagcttggcttaatagaggtaaatggaagagTTGAGAGTGATTTAGTGACATGCAATTTTGTGCATGTCACTATAGAGTTGAGAGTGATTTTTAGTGACATGCAGAATTAGACTCTAATCAATCTTTGTTAATCTCCTACAATGTGGGTCACTAAATatttgaagtgtcactaaagagtaaaatctatttatttttaatttttattaaatgaaaaatactaACTTATAGAGACGTGCCATGCGGGACTGCAAAAACATATCCCAACATACATGGGGTGTCACTAAagctaatttataaatttaaatattatctattttatttatttatattaaatatagcCCACATCCCAAGGTGGGCTgaccataataataattaaattttattttttttctctaacaatataaaatgctttttttttttttaaagataaaatgcTTAATTACATTGAAAGAAACCCTATCATTTAGCAAGAAAATAGAGAGGCACCTGTTCATCTTTCTCCCTCTTCGATcttccctcttcttcttctcgttTTGGGCCGCAACTATTCATCTCTCCTCCGGCGAACGACGACTTAGCTCCACAGATTTCTGATGTCTGCGCCAGTATCCTCAAGCTCATGGACTCTAACCTAATTCCCTCAGCCTCTTCCAGTGATTTGAAGGTCTTCTATTTGAAGATGAAGGGCGATTATCACCGTTACCTGGCTGAGTTTAAGGTCGGTGATGAGAGGAAAACCGCCGCTGAGGACACCATAATCTCTTACAAGGCTGCTCAGGTACAataatttctctttgattttagggttcttaactaattaattattttgaatagaaatcgAATTGAATCGAATTAAAATTCAACTCATACTTAATGATATCGACAATCCAATTAGAAATTTCACAATTGTGTTTAGATTTTGTGTGAGCTTTTTCTTTTTGCCTTGTTTTATTTGCGTTTACTGATTAGGAAAAGTTGGTTTGtgttctaataataataactcaGTTGTTGTTTTTGTGATCGAAGGATATAGCGATTGCCGATCTTGCATCTACACATCCAATTAGGTTGGGGCTAGCGCTCAATTTCTCAATGTTCTACTATGAGATTCTCAATCAATCTGATAAAGCTTGCACCTTGGCCAAACAGGTGCTTTCTTTCAACTCAAATCATAATTTCACATGTTTGCTTCATTGGGCCACTGCGTAGAATgttatgtaattatttatataaaattattattattatatatttttttaaaaaacaaatatgTGGTCAAGTTCAGTGTTTTTAATAATTGTATGCGGCTCGGCTACAACAAGATTCAGACTTGAAGGGATGGGTGCTACGATTCTTTTGGGTCACCCCCACTTTGCCTATCTTAATTTTGCTATAATAATTATTAGCGTGATATGTGCTCAATTGGCTTGTGTAGTTAGTTTGAATCTCATTTGTGGTACTGATTCTTTTTGTGATCACGTTAGAAGCTCGGAGTGaatctaaaatatttttaggCTTTTTTAGTTCTAATATTGTATTGTAAACACGAGTATATTGTCTGTTTAATGAATTTTGATTTCAGGTTCTAGCCGAGATTGAGGAGGCaaatttgataattttatttgttttttgttgttgtattgTTCATACCAATTTCTGGGTTgtagtcatattttttttactgttattgtattttgtttatgtattttatttaaattatacttGTATTGTTTTAATCACATATtctatattattgttattaattataatataattatttttgtgtattttttttgttattaatttagATGTATTTATATTACTTACATAAAATCTGAATGTATTTGTTGAAttcacttttagccaacgacaatgagtctattttataagcgataaacgatatataGTAACAGatatatgataaagcaataataagacacaggaattttatagaggttcagccccgagcagttcggtaatagcctaatcctcgttatttgtattgacttaagatcaaggagaaagattccttttcttatagctcttacaacagtatctctgaatatataattcttatataatagtatagtcttagctcaactgctgcccagtgaatatgcatcactatttatagggctaggaagcttgaggaggaagagtttccactctcgttacaatgcgtataaacagaaagatcgcgggatcaatgctgaatacaaggatcgtgggattgaggctgactacactgatagtgggatcgtgtgtatgccatatccacgtaaattgatccctgagttatagggattgtgctgatgactcatgatgcgaaagctaaattcgctaagtgttggttgctcTGCGCGGATCGCTGAATATCTTGCTCTGGATATGCCAGCAAGGCATCTTGCTCAGCCTGTCTTCCCAagcagatgttccaagtggactccacgtgtcaccattcttgtgatgccacgtcagagtgcaaaaattgggataacaatatttatataatttgtaaTTTAAATTGATAATTATGCCTATTTAAATTcttaataaatcaaattaaatattattctttttagaaaaatatttaatatagtggTACTTTTTGTGTGTCAGTATATGTCTAAAAATGttaataaaaaaggaaaaaagaaaaagaaaaaaaggataTAGTGACACTTTATGTGTGTGGCTGTTACCTTTTTAGTCTGACAAAACCTGACTCTATACGCCTATAGTGACACGCAGAAAGTGAATGCAAAAGGTTTCAGTGACACttgtgaagtgtcactaaatattgtctttccagtcaccctcattagtgacgcgcgttgaagtgtcactatacaattttagagttactcaatgtgtgtcactaaaacccaattttctagtagtggctcttgtttcagtgattgtatTTTAGTTCacagaaatatcatttacaggaagttaagtgttttaaggataaaatacattgaggagtgaaacggtaaatttattcctactcggtgtaaatcatctatagaggatctttgattattgagattataacgatggttaaatgttgatagcgtatctatatggtggaacatatagagcgttctatatgactgagagtgcaaatccaagttctatgagtggatgcaacaaggaattaataagttacggaatttacttggtaaattctagttctgcttattggaagctcagttatataggccaatggtctccatactagttgagaccatactgcttgtaagactcagataattgattttaattaatcaattataattctaaaattagactatgtctagtttatgaattttcactaagcaagggctcaattgtgaagaaaagagattctaggttttatttattaattgaaagactttattatgtctaattaataaatatattaaatgacaattttattttataattaattttagttattaaataattagttttggcatttaaatggttagaattggaaaagtggcatttttgagaaaataaagggaaaattgtcaaaattggaaaaatacccaagtggggcccattgccctatggccggccactcattgagtattttccaattaattttttcattattttaatgcccaataaatcctaacctaaatctagtggttacctataaatagatagtgatggctcacacttaaaatagataaatttttgccttcagaaaaaaaaaattgagccatctactttctgttgggttttgtgccctaaataaaactcatttcaatataatcagatttactagttaataaagatcagaaatcttTTTATGTTGcacggttcacatgatttatttcatgattataaattctattaggtccagaacatatgtatttgttcatgattatagtgttgtcaacacaatggaatataatcatgattatatgttcaaaagtttaattccctgatgtgtcagttcactggatctagactggcatgataatcagcgataggtatgcttacaccttggataagtttatgtcctttccagggtattgacaaagtttaccagtatcggatgtatggagtatacatcgaaagggaccgatattgaactttgattagatatgttaaatttaccgtaatatctattcaatacaatatcacctagttgatcctagatcaaatgatcttaatcctgacatgattaggttcgatctgaagagtgttattcgtgttctttgatttgttagttaagcctactttttggtcagggtgatacgtacattttgggaacatggtagtacaattgagtgggag
This region of Cannabis sativa cultivar Pink pepper isolate KNU-18-1 chromosome 7, ASM2916894v1, whole genome shotgun sequence genomic DNA includes:
- the LOC115696654 gene encoding 14-3-3-like protein B — its product is MDSNLIPSASSSDLKVFYLKMKGDYHRYLAEFKVGDERKTAAEDTIISYKAAQDIAIADLASTHPIRLGLALNFSMFYYEILNQSDKACTLAKQVLSFNSNHNFTCLLHWATA